The segment GGCGGCATCCACATCAATGCGGCCGTCAAACGCCTCACCGAGCAGACCAGCGACACAACCCACACCCACGGCGTAACTGCTGATGACAGCCCAACTGTAGACACCGTAAGCGGGCAAGGTCGGCACACCCTCGCTGGGCAGGTCCGGCGCAAACACCGTGAGGCCAAGGACTTGCCCAGCCGTGCAGACCGCGAACCAGGGCAGCAGGACGATTGCCGCCGTCACCGTCCAGGAAGGTGCCTCGGTTCGTACACGCCTGAAGTACGCCGTGGGGCGAAGCAGGGCGGCGAAGGGCAAAAGCATGGTCTGTCCCGAATCCAATGTGTGGCGTGGGCAAGAGTGTACCGTTCTACGGCACCACATGGTGTCGAAACCGCTGGTGTGTGGATCACTGAAGGGAACAGGGGCATTGGAAGCACCCCTGGTCCTTGCCCGCTTCGTTGTTACGTTATAACATCTGTCGCCTTGAATACCGGTTGTCTTCACAGTCTCTTGGCACAGTGGTGAATGGGTGTAATGCCTGGACAAAGCCCCATACGTGACTCCTTCAGCCTGCTCCGCACCGGAGCCGGGTCTCGCCTGGCTGTGGCGCTGGTGGTGATCGCCCTGCTCTGGCTGGGCGTCTACTGGGCCATGGGCTGACAGGAGCACTTGCCATGACCGCAGCGATACAACTGCAGGACCTGACAGTGGCCTACGACCGGCATCCGGCCGTGCATCACCTGAACGGTAATTTTGCCCATGGCTCGCTGACTGCAGTTGTGGGCCCCAACGGCGCCGGCAAAAGCACCCTGCTGAAGTCCATCGCCGGGGTGTTGCGCCCGGCGCAGGGGAGCATTCTGCGGGACAGTCTGCGGGCCCGCGACATCGCCTACCTACCGCAGCAGGCGGACATTGACCGCCATTTCCCGATACGCGTCATGGATGTGGTCAGCAGTGGTCACTGGCACCGCCGCGGGCTGTTTCGCGGGCTCAGCCGGGATGACATGGACAAGGCCTCTCATGCCCTGGCCGCCGTTGGCCTGTCCGGCTTCCAGCATCGGGTTATCGGCAGCCTGTCGGCGGGACAGTTCCAGCGTGTGCTGTTCGCCCGCATGCTGCTACAGGACGCACCGGTCATTCTGCTCGATGAGCCCTTCAACGCCATTGATGCCCGCACCACGGCAGATCTGCTCGGCGTGGTGCAGCGCTGGCATGACGAATCCCGCACCATCATTGCCGTGGTTCACGATATCGAGCAGGTGCGGCAGCACTTCCCCCAGACTTTATTGATGGCTCGACAGGAGGTGGCATGGGGGCCGACGCAGACCACCCTGACCGCTGCGAACCTGCTCAAGGCCCGGGCCATGGCAGAAGCCTGGGACGAGACTGCGAACGTCTGTGCCCAGGGGCTGCGCCGTGGTTGAACTGCTCTGGGGTCCGTTTGCCGAGTTCTCGTTCATGCGCCGGGCATTGGTTGCATGCATGGCCATCTCCCTCGGCGCCGGCCCCCTGGGCGTGCTCCTTGTATTGCGGCGCATGAGCCTGGTGGGCGACGCCCTGTCCCATGCCATCCTGCCCGGCGCGGCAATCGGCTTTCTCATCGCCGGGTTTTCGCTCACCGTCATGAGTATCGGTGGCCTGATCGCCGGCCTGGTGGTCGCCCTGCTTGCCGGTCTGGTCACCCGATTCACGGATCAGCGAGAAGATGCGAATTTCGCGGCGTTCTTTCTCATCGCCCTCGCCCTTGGCGTCATGCTGATCTCGCTGGAAGGCAGCAACATGGATGTCATCCATGTGCTGTTTGGCAGCATTCTGGCAGTGGATAACGCCTCCCTGCTGATGGTCGCCGGCGTGGGCACGATCACCGTACTTGCCCTGGCAATCGGCTTCCGCGCCCTGGTCATGGAGTGCTTCGACCCCGGATTCATGCGTGCCATTGGCGCCGGCGGCCTGCGCTGGCATTTGCTTTTCCTGGCGTTGGTTGTTCTCAATCTGGTGAGTGGATTCCATGCCCTCGGCACCCTGATGTCCGTCGGGCTGATGATGGTGCCTGCCGCCGCTGCTCGTTACTGGTCCACCGATGTGGGCGGGATCATGTTCATTGCCATCGGTATGGCCATGCTGTCCGGCTGGGCCGGTCTGCTCCTGTCCTATCACCAGGATGTTGCTACCGGCCCGGCCATCATTCTGACTGCCGGGGCCTTCTACGGCCTGTCCGTGGTTTTTGGCGCCAACGGCGGCCTGCTGAACCAATTCTATCGTCGACCCCATCTGGAGGCCTGATCATGCGAAAGGCTCGACACCTGTTGTTGATCGTCGCGCTTGCTTGCGCGCCAATGCTGCTTGCCGCAGAACCCATGCGCATCGTCACCACCTTCACCATCCTGAGCGATTTCACGGAGCAGGTAGCAGGGGATCGCGCAGAAGTCATCTCCCTGGTCGGGCCCGATGGTGATTCCCACGGCTACGAGCCGACACCGGCGGACGTTCGGGAAATCTCAAGGGCGGACCTGGTGATCGTCAATGGTCTGAACTTCGAAGGCTGGATCGATCGCTTGATCGCGGCCTCGGGCTACACCGGTGAGGTCGTGGTGGCAACCCGCACTGTCAACGCCATCGAGACCGGCGAGGACGACCATGGGCATGGCCATGACGACGACCATGGGCACGGCCATGACGATGACCACGGGCATGGCCATGACGATGACCACGGGCATGGCCATGACGACGACCACGGGCATGGCCACGACGACGACCACGGGCATGGCCACGACGACGACCATGGGCATGGCCACGACGACGACCACGGGCATGGCCACGACGACGACCATGGGCATGGCCACGACGACGACCATGGTGATGGCCATGACGATCATGGCCATCACCATGGGCCGGAAGATCCCCACGCCTGGAGTTCTCCGGTGAGTGCGAAGCAGTATGTGCAGGTTATTCGCGATGCCCTGATCGAGAAGGATCCGGAGAACGCGGCGCATTACTCCAGTCGTGCTGATGCCTACCTGGCAGAACTCGACGAGCTCGACCAGTGGGTCCGCGACATGCTGGCGCCGATCCCGGAAGAACATCGCCGCGCCATCGTGGGACACGACTCATTTGCCTACTTTGGCCGTGATTACGGGGTGGAATTCTTCTCGGCGCTTGGGCTGAGCACCGACGCGGAACCCTCCGCCAGCCAGATCGGCAGGTTGATTCGCCAGTTGCGGGAAGACAACGTTCGCGTGCTGTTCCTGGAGAACATCACCGACACGCGCATGGTGGACCGCATCGCCGCAGATGGCGACGGCTACATCGGCGGCTCGCTCTACTCCGATGCGCTGTCCCAGCCGGATGGCCCGGCGCCGGACTACATCTCCATGATTCGCTTTAACGTCGAGAAGATGCGCCGCGCGTTTGAGGAGGCCTACAGTGACTGACACCACGCCGGTACCGGTAACGGTACTGACGGGGTTTCTCGGCGCCGGCAAGACCACGCTGCTCAACCGCATACTCACCGAGCAGCATGGTCAACGCATCGCCGTCATCGAGAACGAGTACGGCGAGATCGGCATCGACGACGCCCTGGTCATCAACGCCGATGAAGAAGTGTTCGAAATGAACAACGGCTGCATCTGCTGCACCGTACGCGGCGACCTGATCCGCATACTCGGCACGCTGATGCGCCGCCGCGACCGTTTCGACCACATCCTGGTGGAGACCACCGGCCTGGCCGACCCCGGGCCGGTGTCCCAGACCTTTTTCGTGGATGACGAGATCCGCGCCGGGCTCAAGCTGGATGGAATCGTCACCCTGGTGGACGCTGGCCACCTGCTGCTGCACCTCGACGACTCCGATGAGGCGCGGCAGCAGATCGCCTTCGCCGACGTCATCGTGATCAACAAGATCGACCTGGTATCCAAGGAGGAACTGACCGCACTGGAGCGGCGGATACGGGGCATCAATGCGGTGGCCCTCATCCACCGGGCGAACCAGGCCGATGTACCCATCGATCAGATGCTCGATGTCGGCGGCTTCGACCTGGATCGGGTGCTGGCCCAGCGACCCGACTTCCTGGAGCCGGAATATCCCTTCGAATGGGCCGGCGGCTGGGTGCTGCGGGCGGGCGAGGCTGTTGTGGAGGTGGCACCCGGGCCGGATCCCGCCGTGCGGGTGTTCGCCACGGCTATCAGCGGCGAACAGCCTGCCATCGAGACCTGTCTCGACGCCGCCGAACGGGCATTTCGCGGCAACTTCCGGGAACTGTCGCCGGGGGACACCCTGCCGCTGAACACCTGCGTCAGCCTGCCGTTGCCATCATCAGGCGTCGACCATTACCGCCTTGCCGTTCCCGAGCGCGGCCTCTACGCCCTGTTCACCGAACATGGCGCCGACGAGTTCGGCCTGCGCCTGCTCGCCGGCGGCGAGCCTCTGCGCCCCAGCGTGGAGCGCGCCTTCGCCGCCGGGCACAGCCATGACGACAGCCTGGGCTCGGTGGGGCTGTCCACCGACGAGCCGCTCAGCAGTGCCAAGCTGAACGCCTGGCTTGGCCCGTTGCTGGCGGAAAAGGGGCAGGACATCTTCCGCACCAAGGGCATCATCAGTCTCGCCGGGGAGGATCGCCGCTTCGTCTTCCAGGGCGTGCACATGCTGCTGGACGGGCGCGCCGACCGCCCCTGGCAGGCCGGCGAAGCGCGCCGCAGCGAACTGGTGTTCATCGGCCGCAACCTGGACCGGGACGCCCTGCGTCAGGGCTTCCTCGCCTGCCGGGCATGAACGACGACGTCCAGCGCCTGCAGGCGCCGGTGCTTGCCGTTTGCGATGAGTTTGCAACGGCCCTGGCCTGGGACCCCGCCGGCAAGCGACTGGCCGTGGGGGCAGCAGATGGCAGCGTGGCTGTCTACGATACGGACACCGGTGAGCTGTACTGGCGGCAGGTGAAGCACTTTCCCGGCACTGCGTGCCTCGGCTGGTCCCACGACGGCACCCGACTGGCCAGCGGCGGTCACGATGGCCGGGTTCGGCTCTGGGACGGCGCCGATGGCAGCCTCCTCTGGGAGTATCGCGCCGGAGACTGGGTGGCGCATGTCCACTGGCTTGCCGACGGCGCTGCCGTGGTGGCCGTCGCCGGCAGGCACGTGCTGCGCCTGGACTCCGCCGATGGCGCCTGCGGCGCCCGCTTCGAGGCCGATTCCACCCGTAGCGACCTGCGTCCGGACCCCTGCTCCGACGGTCTGCTGAGCGCAGGCTACGGCAATATTCATCTGCATGATCCCGCAACCCTTGAAAGCCGCCACACCTTCCACTGGAAGGGCTCCATGCTCTGTGCCGCCGCCAGCCCCAACGGCCGCTGGCTGGTGGGCGGCTGCCAGGACAAGGCGGTCCATATCTGGGACCGAAACACCGGCGCGGACCTGATGATGAGCGGCTTCAGCAGCAAGGTAGGGCAGCTCAGCTGGGACGCCAGCGGCGACCTGCTGGCCACGGGCGGCGGCGCCGAAGTGATCGTCTGGAACTGCGGCGGCAAGGGGCCGGAGGGCAAGGAGCCGCTGGTGCTATCCGCCCACCAGTCCCCCATCGAGGCGCTCGCCTTCGACCATCGCGGCAAGCGGCTTGCCAGCGGTGGCGGTGACGGGCTGCTGCTGCTCGTGGACGTGGCCGGCGAAACCATCCGCGCCGGGCTGCTGGACGACAGCGCCGTCAGCACCATTGCCTGGTCGCCGGACGACGCAACCCTGGCGGTGGCCTACGCCTCGGGCCGTATTCGCCTCTGTCCGCTGGACCCCGCCGAACCATGACCGCGCCGATACCGGTCACGGTGATCACCGGGTTCCTGGGCAGCGGCAAGACCACCCTGCTGGGGCGCCTACTGTCCCACTCCGCCATGGCCGGGACAGCCGTCATTATCAACGAGTACGGCGAAGTGGCGCTGGATCATTGGCTGGTGGAGAGCGGTGGCGAAGAACTGATCACTCTGGGCAATGGCTGCGTCTGCTGCAGCCTGCGCGGCGACCTGGTGAGCCGGTTCAGACGTCTGCTCATCAACGCCGGGTCCGGCCAGGGGCCGGCGTTCCGGCGCATCGTCATCGAGACCACAGGCCTCGCCGACCCCGCCCCCATCGTCCATACCCTCATGCAGGACCCGTTGCTGAGCGAGCGCTGTGTCATGGACGGCATCGTCACCCTGGTCGACGCGGTGCATGCGGCCGCCACCCTGGACGCGCACCCCGCCGCCGCCACCCAGGTTGCCATGGCGGACCGCATTCTGATCACCAAGGCCGATCTGGTCGCACCGGCGGCGCTGGCGGAGGTTCGCTGCCGGGTCCAGGCCGTGAACCCGTCGATAGCGGCGCTGCCGGTGGAATATGGTCGGGTGGAGCCGGACGCCATCCTGCACTGCGGCCCGGGCACTGGCGGTGTCGCTGCCCTGGGGCGCTGGCTGCCGGGGCAGACGTTCGCGCCCCTGGGCGAGTCCAAGGGCCTTCCGGACAGGCACCGGCGTGCCGGCATCGAGACGCTACTGCTGGAGCCGGAGGCACCGGTTTCCCGGGCCGCGCTGGAGCGGTTCATGGATCTGCTCTGCGAAACCTGGGGAGACAGACTGCTACGCTGCAAGGGGATCCTTGCCGTGACCGACGACCCCACCCGGCCTGCGGTGGTGCACGCCGTCAGGCACCAGCGTCACCCGGTGGGACGTCTGCCCGCATGGCCCGTCGACCTGCAGGACAGCCGATTGGTGTGTATCGGCGAGCGGCTCCAAGAGGACTGGCTGCGCGGCCTCTGGGCCTCATGCGCCGGCGGCTGAACACCACCGGCGCACGCGCGGTTCAGAACTCGAACTGGAAACGCATGGCGTAGACCCAGCTATCCCATTTCTTGGAATCGCCGTTGATCTGATCCTCGCCACGCTCGGCATTCACGTACATGGCATTGAACTTGAGCACGATGTCCTGCTCCGGGTACCAGTTAAGGCCCAGGGTATAGTGGTCGATTGACTGGCGGTCGTCCGGCTCGTGGTGCTCGTAGGAATCGGCAGTGGCGTAGCGCGCCAGGAGCTCCCAGCCACCCCGGCCACCTTCGCTCACCGGGCGCAGGATACGCGTGGCGCCGAAATCGCCGCTGAACGCCCGGTAATTCCGGGATTCGCCGGTGAGAAAGTAGCTCGCCTGGACGTAGTAGCCGTCATGGGTCATGGTGGTAGTATCGGGATCCACGAAATCCCTGGAATCCTCGTCCCGGCTCAGGCGCTGACGAATATACTCGCCCTGCAGGGAAAACGGCCCGAAGCCGGCAGCGGCCTCCAACGCGAACGTGGTGTAGTCCTCGACGTTTTCCATGTCATTCTCGCCGATGAGACGCCCATCCACCGCCCGGGTGCCGAGTCGGGTACGCATGCGCACGCTTTCGTATTCCCGGTCGCGCCCACGGCTGCGCTCGTACTCGTAGGCATTCGCCCGGTAGTTGGCGGATGCGCCCAGGTGGCTCCAAACGCGGTTTTGCTGGTCCATGAACGGCGCGAAGGAGGCACGGGCTGCCACTGAAAAGCCTTCCGTCACGTCACGATCCCGGGCCACGCCGTCACCGCCGAACACGCCAAAGGCACCATACCAGTTCGGTACCAGGGTCTCGTACATGATGCCGATCTGGCGGCTCGGCCGGTAGGCGTCCACCGGCGCGGCGCGCTCGATGAAAGAAATCCGCCGGGAGCTGGTGGAACTCTCCAGGCTGAACGGCTCCTTGAAATGGCCTACGGCCAGGCGACCGCTGTCGAACAGGTAGGCCATGTAGGCATTGGCGAAGCGGATTTCGTCGTCGCGGAAGTCGACTTCCAGTTGCCACTCCCAATTGTCGTACATGATGCCAAGCGCCCCCAGCCGCGCACGGCGGATAATGGTGCCGTACTTGGCCAGATCGCCCCGGTCGGCCCGCTCGTCGTCGGTGGTCTTGTAGTTGTCGTCGACATAGGCGAAGTCGGTCATGAGCCGGCCGCGAATGCCGAACCGGTGACGGCCATCTTCGGTCTCCACCCGGAACTTATTGACCCGTGTCCGGACATCCCGATCAGGGACATCCATCACCGGCTCGTAGTCCAGTCCGCCAAAGCGATCTTCCAGTTCATCGGCGGTATCACCGGCAAACGCTGGTGCCGCCAGCAGACCGGCAACGGCCAGCGTGGCCGCCGGCCTGATCAAGTGCTTATTCAACATGCTGTTTGCTCCGTTTGCATGGGTGGCACGCCCGGTGGCAAACGCTGGGAAAGTCCGTTTCTGGGCGATGCCCTGCAGCTGCGGCGCAGGTCGATTCCGAGCCGGGACGCGCGGGACCCATGAGAGGATTGAGTACCCGTGTTGGTTTTTGGCAAAGCGCCACCCTGTGCGTTGCCGAAAACCGACACTCAGGCTATGGGCGGAATATTGCAGGCAGGTAACGGTGGCGTGTCTGTTTTATGAAATTTTCGTGAAATCAGTCAGACCGACCGGCGCCTCAGCTGAAAAACCACCAGCACCAGCGTGGACAGCAGTATGGTGATGGTT is part of the Natronocella acetinitrilica genome and harbors:
- a CDS encoding metal ABC transporter permease, whose amino-acid sequence is MVELLWGPFAEFSFMRRALVACMAISLGAGPLGVLLVLRRMSLVGDALSHAILPGAAIGFLIAGFSLTVMSIGGLIAGLVVALLAGLVTRFTDQREDANFAAFFLIALALGVMLISLEGSNMDVIHVLFGSILAVDNASLLMVAGVGTITVLALAIGFRALVMECFDPGFMRAIGAGGLRWHLLFLALVVLNLVSGFHALGTLMSVGLMMVPAAAARYWSTDVGGIMFIAIGMAMLSGWAGLLLSYHQDVATGPAIILTAGAFYGLSVVFGANGGLLNQFYRRPHLEA
- a CDS encoding CobW family GTP-binding protein codes for the protein MTDTTPVPVTVLTGFLGAGKTTLLNRILTEQHGQRIAVIENEYGEIGIDDALVINADEEVFEMNNGCICCTVRGDLIRILGTLMRRRDRFDHILVETTGLADPGPVSQTFFVDDEIRAGLKLDGIVTLVDAGHLLLHLDDSDEARQQIAFADVIVINKIDLVSKEELTALERRIRGINAVALIHRANQADVPIDQMLDVGGFDLDRVLAQRPDFLEPEYPFEWAGGWVLRAGEAVVEVAPGPDPAVRVFATAISGEQPAIETCLDAAERAFRGNFRELSPGDTLPLNTCVSLPLPSSGVDHYRLAVPERGLYALFTEHGADEFGLRLLAGGEPLRPSVERAFAAGHSHDDSLGSVGLSTDEPLSSAKLNAWLGPLLAEKGQDIFRTKGIISLAGEDRRFVFQGVHMLLDGRADRPWQAGEARRSELVFIGRNLDRDALRQGFLACRA
- the aztA gene encoding zinc ABC transporter ATP-binding protein AztA — translated: MTAAIQLQDLTVAYDRHPAVHHLNGNFAHGSLTAVVGPNGAGKSTLLKSIAGVLRPAQGSILRDSLRARDIAYLPQQADIDRHFPIRVMDVVSSGHWHRRGLFRGLSRDDMDKASHALAAVGLSGFQHRVIGSLSAGQFQRVLFARMLLQDAPVILLDEPFNAIDARTTADLLGVVQRWHDESRTIIAVVHDIEQVRQHFPQTLLMARQEVAWGPTQTTLTAANLLKARAMAEAWDETANVCAQGLRRG
- a CDS encoding YIP1 family protein, producing the protein MLLPFAALLRPTAYFRRVRTEAPSWTVTAAIVLLPWFAVCTAGQVLGLTVFAPDLPSEGVPTLPAYGVYSWAVISSYAVGVGCVAGLLGEAFDGRIDVDAAVAAVAAAALPAGVAKLLWPIPGLQWLGLPLLVWSLWMLYRGLGDVLGIPSGRLSHCFVSLLAALLVAVAVGWQLRDLIPGAAPAVRMGRLWLI
- a CDS encoding CobW family GTP-binding protein encodes the protein MTAPIPVTVITGFLGSGKTTLLGRLLSHSAMAGTAVIINEYGEVALDHWLVESGGEELITLGNGCVCCSLRGDLVSRFRRLLINAGSGQGPAFRRIVIETTGLADPAPIVHTLMQDPLLSERCVMDGIVTLVDAVHAAATLDAHPAAATQVAMADRILITKADLVAPAALAEVRCRVQAVNPSIAALPVEYGRVEPDAILHCGPGTGGVAALGRWLPGQTFAPLGESKGLPDRHRRAGIETLLLEPEAPVSRAALERFMDLLCETWGDRLLRCKGILAVTDDPTRPAVVHAVRHQRHPVGRLPAWPVDLQDSRLVCIGERLQEDWLRGLWASCAGG
- a CDS encoding WD40 repeat domain-containing protein, which codes for MNDDVQRLQAPVLAVCDEFATALAWDPAGKRLAVGAADGSVAVYDTDTGELYWRQVKHFPGTACLGWSHDGTRLASGGHDGRVRLWDGADGSLLWEYRAGDWVAHVHWLADGAAVVAVAGRHVLRLDSADGACGARFEADSTRSDLRPDPCSDGLLSAGYGNIHLHDPATLESRHTFHWKGSMLCAAASPNGRWLVGGCQDKAVHIWDRNTGADLMMSGFSSKVGQLSWDASGDLLATGGGAEVIVWNCGGKGPEGKEPLVLSAHQSPIEALAFDHRGKRLASGGGDGLLLLVDVAGETIRAGLLDDSAVSTIAWSPDDATLAVAYASGRIRLCPLDPAEP
- a CDS encoding OprO/OprP family phosphate-selective porin, with the translated sequence MLNKHLIRPAATLAVAGLLAAPAFAGDTADELEDRFGGLDYEPVMDVPDRDVRTRVNKFRVETEDGRHRFGIRGRLMTDFAYVDDNYKTTDDERADRGDLAKYGTIIRRARLGALGIMYDNWEWQLEVDFRDDEIRFANAYMAYLFDSGRLAVGHFKEPFSLESSTSSRRISFIERAAPVDAYRPSRQIGIMYETLVPNWYGAFGVFGGDGVARDRDVTEGFSVAARASFAPFMDQQNRVWSHLGASANYRANAYEYERSRGRDREYESVRMRTRLGTRAVDGRLIGENDMENVEDYTTFALEAAAGFGPFSLQGEYIRQRLSRDEDSRDFVDPDTTTMTHDGYYVQASYFLTGESRNYRAFSGDFGATRILRPVSEGGRGGWELLARYATADSYEHHEPDDRQSIDHYTLGLNWYPEQDIVLKFNAMYVNAERGEDQINGDSKKWDSWVYAMRFQFEF
- a CDS encoding metal ABC transporter solute-binding protein, Zn/Mn family, producing the protein MRKARHLLLIVALACAPMLLAAEPMRIVTTFTILSDFTEQVAGDRAEVISLVGPDGDSHGYEPTPADVREISRADLVIVNGLNFEGWIDRLIAASGYTGEVVVATRTVNAIETGEDDHGHGHDDDHGHGHDDDHGHGHDDDHGHGHDDDHGHGHDDDHGHGHDDDHGHGHDDDHGHGHDDDHGHGHDDDHGDGHDDHGHHHGPEDPHAWSSPVSAKQYVQVIRDALIEKDPENAAHYSSRADAYLAELDELDQWVRDMLAPIPEEHRRAIVGHDSFAYFGRDYGVEFFSALGLSTDAEPSASQIGRLIRQLREDNVRVLFLENITDTRMVDRIAADGDGYIGGSLYSDALSQPDGPAPDYISMIRFNVEKMRRAFEEAYSD